From Myxococcales bacterium, the proteins below share one genomic window:
- a CDS encoding AAA family ATPase, translating to MRLTRLELAAFGGFEDVVLDFSSPKVHVVFGANESGKSTTRRAIFALLFGVPRGSRDAYLVGKATQLRVGGTLVGRDGRELTFVRRGGMRDTLVDRNGSVVADDALDAMRGALDATTFDSVFTMDHASLERGAEAVLDARGELGETLAAAALGSARLSAAKVALGEQERALYNPAPQAKSSELHTAIRTYKERHDALEQAESSPEAYFAQERALEEARASHVALVAEGANLRRALSELEEADAARPALATLAKVRARLAELGDVAPLPRSAEVDHTRASSDKRAAELALRALTEEVRELDAREARRATELVPEDVELEATDLEKRRADRALGEARRRTLLEERADLSTKLAEATLRSAATDLGRARACLARRGEIADRAEATADARRRRDEAARRANRAAHDLELAPPSDTEKLASDLAPLEALAPHDDIARAATRAALDTGARASAANERVATLGRALFVTVPSFEELVSTTLPSRERLAELLDERARLRGELSRISGERRSTEAQIARIHNEIEHLRLASSGPTEADLGDARRARDELVARVAQEPIVLGAARVAVRKADEIADALRRDADAARRTATLTSELSALVARRDTIMGEESRASDALAFACSLELDEARRLGARIADVEGLPQLRARLDALVDAMRERDEADAAERHAKEAEESLARLYAERLAEPEGRTLTALTVIATERRDKLRKALAEAKGRSDTRERLEGELAAATSALAAAEDDLRVSAARIEDDLRALGLDHDAPPGDVRARLEGLAEVYRLEEAITRIDAVLLELGRERDDFEGYVAAFAARLGEPPAVASADALAEAVLGRITASKRAREAARHDREARDHKSRERVRHEAALREAKERLDALHALAGTSDDAAFVQAVRAADEHTALSKRRDELEEEVTRTCRRTEREVVERIVAETQPSELHARLAELEVELGRNDIETKRALEATVRNEKGLDDMRRHDLGASVRAEEAESALATIVHKAEEWLVARAARRLLERRIEAFRSESQGPVVSRASEHFRAMTRGAYERLEVAFDDLSGTTKAARADRGSGLVMHAVKASEGPGPSSVLGVDELSTGTRDQLYLALRLASLERLVDLGTVAPIVLDDALVHFDDDRARAAFTRLAPLASRATVLFFTHHARMCELAREALGDEVVVTALR from the coding sequence GTGAGGCTCACGCGGCTCGAGCTCGCGGCGTTCGGCGGCTTCGAGGACGTCGTGCTCGATTTCTCGTCGCCCAAGGTTCACGTGGTGTTCGGGGCGAACGAGTCCGGGAAGAGCACCACGCGGCGCGCGATCTTCGCGCTCCTCTTCGGCGTGCCGAGAGGGAGCCGAGACGCGTACCTCGTCGGCAAGGCGACGCAGCTCCGCGTCGGTGGGACCCTCGTCGGCCGCGATGGTCGCGAGCTCACCTTCGTGCGGCGCGGGGGAATGCGCGACACGCTCGTCGATCGGAACGGCAGCGTCGTCGCCGACGATGCCCTCGACGCGATGCGCGGCGCGCTCGACGCCACGACGTTCGACTCGGTCTTCACGATGGACCACGCGAGCCTCGAGCGCGGGGCCGAGGCGGTCCTGGACGCGCGGGGCGAGCTCGGCGAGACGCTCGCCGCGGCAGCCTTGGGCTCGGCGCGCCTCTCCGCGGCCAAGGTCGCCCTCGGGGAGCAAGAGCGTGCACTCTACAACCCCGCGCCACAGGCGAAGTCGAGCGAGCTCCACACGGCGATCCGCACCTACAAAGAGCGACACGACGCCCTCGAGCAGGCCGAGAGCAGCCCCGAGGCCTACTTCGCGCAGGAGCGCGCGCTCGAAGAGGCCCGCGCGTCCCACGTGGCGCTCGTGGCCGAAGGTGCGAACCTGCGGCGCGCCCTCTCCGAGCTCGAAGAAGCCGACGCCGCTCGCCCCGCCCTGGCGACGCTCGCGAAGGTCCGCGCGAGGCTCGCCGAGCTCGGAGACGTGGCGCCGCTGCCACGGAGCGCCGAGGTCGATCACACCCGCGCCTCGTCCGACAAACGGGCCGCGGAGCTCGCCTTGCGTGCGCTCACGGAAGAGGTACGCGAGCTCGACGCCCGCGAGGCGCGGCGCGCCACAGAGCTCGTCCCCGAGGACGTCGAGCTCGAGGCGACCGACCTCGAGAAGCGGCGCGCGGACCGCGCCCTCGGGGAGGCCAGGCGTCGCACCCTGCTCGAAGAACGCGCCGATCTGTCGACGAAGCTCGCCGAGGCCACGCTTCGCTCGGCGGCGACGGACCTCGGGCGCGCGCGCGCGTGCCTGGCGAGGCGGGGCGAGATCGCCGACCGCGCCGAGGCCACGGCCGACGCACGGCGGCGCCGAGACGAGGCCGCGCGGCGGGCCAACCGCGCAGCTCACGACCTCGAGCTCGCGCCGCCGAGCGACACCGAGAAGCTCGCCTCGGACCTCGCACCGCTCGAGGCCCTCGCGCCACACGACGACATCGCCCGAGCGGCGACACGAGCGGCGCTCGATACCGGCGCACGTGCCTCGGCCGCGAACGAACGCGTCGCCACCCTCGGTCGTGCGCTCTTCGTGACCGTGCCGTCGTTCGAGGAGCTCGTGAGCACGACCTTGCCGAGCCGCGAGCGGCTCGCCGAGTTGCTCGACGAGAGGGCGCGCCTCCGAGGCGAGCTTTCACGCATCTCGGGAGAGCGCCGCTCGACCGAAGCTCAGATCGCACGAATACACAATGAGATCGAGCATTTACGACTTGCCTCGAGTGGGCCGACGGAGGCCGATCTCGGTGACGCGCGGCGCGCGCGCGACGAGCTCGTGGCGCGGGTCGCGCAGGAGCCGATCGTGCTCGGCGCGGCGCGGGTCGCCGTACGAAAAGCCGACGAGATCGCCGACGCGCTCCGGAGAGACGCGGACGCCGCGCGCCGAACGGCGACCCTGACCTCGGAGCTCTCGGCGCTCGTCGCGCGTCGTGACACGATCATGGGCGAAGAGTCGCGCGCTTCGGACGCACTCGCCTTCGCGTGCTCGCTCGAGCTCGACGAAGCCCGGAGGCTCGGGGCGCGGATCGCCGACGTGGAGGGACTCCCGCAGCTCCGGGCGAGGCTCGACGCGCTCGTCGACGCCATGCGCGAGCGCGACGAGGCCGACGCGGCCGAGCGGCACGCGAAGGAGGCGGAAGAGTCTCTGGCCCGGCTGTACGCCGAGCGCCTCGCCGAGCCCGAAGGGAGGACCCTGACCGCGCTGACCGTGATCGCCACGGAGCGACGGGACAAGCTCCGAAAGGCCCTCGCCGAAGCGAAGGGGCGGAGCGACACGAGGGAGCGGCTCGAGGGCGAGCTCGCGGCGGCGACGAGCGCCCTCGCGGCGGCAGAGGACGATCTCCGGGTATCGGCGGCGCGCATCGAGGACGATCTCCGGGCGCTCGGGCTCGACCACGACGCCCCGCCCGGGGACGTGCGCGCGCGACTCGAGGGCCTCGCCGAGGTCTACCGGCTCGAAGAGGCCATCACGCGCATCGACGCGGTGCTGCTCGAGCTCGGGAGGGAGCGCGACGACTTCGAGGGCTACGTCGCCGCGTTCGCCGCTCGGCTCGGAGAGCCCCCCGCCGTAGCCTCGGCCGACGCCCTCGCCGAGGCCGTGCTCGGCCGCATCACGGCCTCCAAGCGGGCGCGCGAGGCGGCGCGCCACGATCGTGAGGCGAGAGACCACAAAAGTCGCGAGCGCGTGCGCCACGAGGCTGCCCTCCGTGAGGCCAAAGAGCGCCTCGACGCGCTCCACGCGCTCGCGGGCACGAGCGACGACGCGGCCTTCGTGCAGGCGGTGCGCGCGGCCGACGAGCATACGGCGCTCTCGAAGCGCCGCGACGAGCTCGAAGAAGAGGTGACCCGCACGTGCCGGCGCACCGAGCGCGAGGTCGTGGAGCGCATCGTGGCCGAGACCCAACCCTCGGAGCTCCACGCGCGGCTCGCGGAGCTCGAGGTCGAGCTCGGCCGCAACGACATCGAGACCAAACGCGCGCTCGAGGCCACCGTCCGGAACGAGAAGGGACTCGACGACATGCGGAGGCACGATCTCGGCGCCTCGGTGCGCGCCGAGGAGGCCGAGAGCGCGCTCGCCACGATCGTGCACAAGGCCGAAGAGTGGCTCGTCGCGCGGGCCGCGAGGCGGCTGCTCGAGCGGAGGATCGAGGCGTTTCGGAGCGAGAGCCAGGGCCCGGTCGTGTCTCGAGCGAGCGAGCACTTTCGCGCGATGACCCGCGGCGCCTACGAGCGCCTCGAGGTCGCGTTCGACGACCTCTCGGGCACGACGAAGGCCGCGCGCGCCGATCGCGGCTCCGGGCTCGTGATGCACGCCGTGAAGGCGAGCGAAGGCCCCGGCCCGAGCTCCGTGCTCGGGGTCGACGAGCTTTCCACGGGCACGCGCGACCAGCTCTACCTGGCGCTCCGGCTCGCCAGCCTCGAGCGCCTCGTCGACCTCGGGACCGTGGCGCCCATCGTGCTCGACGACGCGCTCGTCCATTTCGACGACGACCGCGCGCGCGCCGCGTTCACCCGCCTCGCTCCCCTCGCCTCCCGCGCGACGGTCCTCTTTTTCACCCACCACGCGCGCATGTGCGAGCTCGCTCGCGAGGCTCTCGGTGACGAGGTCGTGGTCACGGCCCTCCGTTAG